TTTGTAGAATATAGGCTTTGAAGTAGTTAATGTGTGTTACTATCCATGGACCCATTTTGCTTTGAGAGTAAGAAATCTATGCTTGGGAGTCTTGTGAAGCATGATAACGTATGAGGTGGGAAGAAGAGTTTACACCTCACTAAGTTTAGATCAAGGATTGACTATAGGCATTAGAGTGATTGTGTGTTATTTGAAAGCTAGTACTCAGGATAACTGGGGTAAAAAGAACTGTTTGCTGGTATGACTAGAGAGCATATAAAAGAATTCACTAGTGTTGTAGGAGGATGATTACTTGTCAACCTGATATGATTTAAGTCAAGTAGCTTGAGAAAAGCTGGCTTGGATTGGCTGCTTTGCTTAACTGTTCAATCATATTGTCAGGTTTAGAACAATGGTTGCCCGTTccaagtttaaaattatatttttaaaattgagcaTTTAAACCACTAAGcttttactctttctttcttgttatAGAGGTTACTCTCAAGTTCCACCACTAAGTTTTGATCCCTTGATGTCTCCTGTTCTGCAGACGTCAATATTGAGTCACCACCTTCTATGCATCCATGCAAGAGAATTTGTGATATAACAGGATACGAGGTATGTGGCTTTCTTGATAAGATGTGGTACTATAGGCATAATCAACGCATATCTGATTTGAACCCAgctgttaaaattttatttcctcAAACAAACTCagttcaactctctctctctcttagatcAATGCTAAGAGCTGAAGCTCTTGTCCCTCCCCACCCATTTTGTTTTAGGACTAGGGGTTATTGTTGGTGCACATTTTGATTTGCCTTAGCTTGTACTCTGCTTGTTAGGTTGCTGAGTCAAATGTTTGTTATTCCATGGGCCCTAATGGTTATTATATTCTTGCTGCCAAATAGACTTTCAGATTCATTGACAACAGGAATAGGTTAATTGCAACTGCTATTTTTAACACTATGGATAATCCATCTGTGACTGaattcctttcttcttttttttgggttttggtatATCACCTACTTTTGTTCTGTGTAAAGTAATTATTTGTGTATTATGCAGGCACCTTACTATGACCCAAGGACCAATCTTCGTTATGCAAATGCTGATGTTTTTAAGCTCGTGAGATCGCTTCCTAAGGAATATGTGCAAAGTTATTTGGCTCTAAGAAACGCAGCAGTGGTTCTCAAGTAACTTTGGACGAATGTGGAGCCAACTGGGTTCCCCCTGAAGAACAATATTGTAGAATagagtaatttaaaaaaaaaaaaaagaaattacttaGGATAATCCATGTTTTAGTTAGTGTAAGTTTGGAAAGCACTGAAATCAGTTTTCAGCGCGTTTGCGTTTTGCAGTGTGTTCTATGTACTGTTCACAGTACTCACAAGTATGGAAtttagcaaaattttcattaaaattgggTCTTACAGTATTATCCacctatttaaaaattattttactacagtgtttttagttttcaattttcagcaataaatgaTATCCAAACGAACCTTTTGTAAAACTTGTTCACACAATCCAcgttttttgtataatttataggTGTCCATTTGATAcagcttttgttttgtttttttttttttttaataaatgtactatttgaaaatttgtaccCAGAAATAAgtgaagttgaaaaaaaaaagctatactTCCAAAAAGTACGGTTTCAAAACGGGATGTTAAACAGACACTGGATCTCTTTTTCGACTAGATAAAGACATCATTGATCGCAACTCATTGATCAAAACGAACAAATTGTAAGTTGTCTTATTACTAGTTCTTTTATGGTATCACTTTTTATTGCTATATTAGTAATTAGGAGCATGTAAAGGTTACTACAAGTATTAGT
This portion of the Castanea sativa cultivar Marrone di Chiusa Pesio chromosome 7, ASM4071231v1 genome encodes:
- the LOC142642293 gene encoding protein EIN6 ENHANCER-like, with product MELEVVKAELVLPTHLSFKQIQMYEKYPKGQSRGRHWKHLKQILQAENHQNHPPDEPNYVNIESPPSMHPCKRICDITGYEAPYYDPRTNLRYANADVFKLVRSLPKEYVQSYLALRNAAVVLK